The genomic stretch CATCTTCATGGCCAACGCGGGCGGCGCCTGGGACAACGCCAAGAAGGTCGTGGAGACCGAACTGAAACAGAAAGGGACGCCGCTGCACGACGCGACCATCGTCGGCGACACGGTCGGCGATCCGTTCAAAGATACTTCGTCGGTGGCGATGAATCCGGTGATCAAGTTCACCACGCTCTTCGGATTGCTCGCGGTCGAGCTCGCGGTGAGCCTGGCGCGCGACCACGCGCAACTCACCACCTTGCTGGCGGTGGTGTTCTTTGCCGTCTCGTTCACGTTCGTGTGGCGGTCGTTCTACAAGATGCGGATCGAGAAGGCGCCGGCGTAAGGCTTTATGACAACCGAGAGAGGTCGACTGTTCCTGCGCGGGGTCGTCCTGACGGTGGCAGCCTTCTGCTTTCTGTTCGTGGTGCCGAAGGTGCTGCGGGCGATGGGAATGCCGCTCGACGTCACCGAGGCGGGACGCTGGGGCCTCGTGGCGCTGATAGCTGCCGCGGCGGTCGCACAGGGGTTCGCGCTGCTGGCGCTGCATAAGAGTCACGGGAAAGACGGCAAGGCTCCGGCTACTGCTGTCCTGTTAATAATCGTGGGATGGCCGCTGCTCATCTTCTATAGCGCGGGAACGCTGCTGGTATTTCTCTCGGCGCCCGATCCGAAAAGCGGCGTCTTCCGCTAGCGCTCAGTAGCTGCACGCCTCGTTCTGCAAGATGCGCATCGAGAAGGCGCCGGCAAAATGCTTTAAAAACGAGAACGGCGCAGACTACAATCCGCTCTCTCGTCCAAGCAAACTCTTCCCTCTCTTCCAGGAGGCGCGATGCGTTGCCGGCCCAGCCCTTCTATAGCAGCGGCGCTTGTGACCATCGTGCTGTTGGCGATTGCGCTCGGCTTCGCGCAGTCCGCATCCAATAGCGCGCTCAGCAAGGCAGACATCGCGAAGCTGCTGCGCGGCGGTGTCGCGATGAAGCGCGTGACGGCGCTGGTCGAGGAACGCGGCGTGGACTTCCCACCCACCGACTCGAACCTGCAAGAGCTGAAGCGAAGCGGTGCAGACGCGGCGCTGCTCGAGGCTGTCCGCAACTCCATCGCAAGGGAGCTGTCGGAGGCGCAAGCGCTGATCGAGAGTGACCAGTTCGCGAACGCGGAACAGCGCTTCCGCGCGCTGGTGGCGCGAGCGCCGCAGAATTCGCGCGCGCACCTCGGACTCGCCGATACGCTGGGATGGGAATCGAAGTGGCCGGAAGCCTTGCCGGAATACCGGGAGGCTGTGCGCTTGGATCCGGAATCAGCTCCCGCCCATCGCGGACTGGGTCGCGGTCTGGCCAACGCAAACAAAGACATCGACGGCGCCATCACGGAGATGCGCCAGGCGCTGCGCTTGAAATATGACTACGCCGAAGGCCACGCCAGCCTGGGCAGTTTGCTGCGGAGGAAGAAGGAGAAGGATATTGAAGGTGCGTTCTATGAGGCGAGGGAGGCGGTGCGCTTGGGTCCGGACCTGGGACACACGCATTTCGTCCTTGCCGATCTCCTGCTCGAGGAGAAGAAGGACCTGGACGGCGCGCTGGCGGAGTATCGCGCGGCCGTGCGCATCGGAGGTGCGTACGGCCGCCTCGCAGAAAAGGGCGTTGCTGACGTCAGCTACGTGAAGAAAGACTACTACGGGGCAGCGGCGGCATACCGCGAGATACTGCGGCGCTCGCCACAGGATTCGACCGCGCATTACGGGCTAGGCCACTGCCTGCAGGCAGTGGGCGACAACGAAGGTGCGCTGCGGGAATATCAGGAGACGGTACGCGAGAACCCCAGTGCCGCGTGGGCGTACAACAGTACGGGCGTGATCCTCGACACGGTCAAGAAAGACACCGACGGGGCGCTGAACGCGTTCGCCGCCGCGGTCCGCCTGGACGCGAGCGTGGCGAACTACCACCACAACCTGGCCATCATCCTGAACAAGAAAACTCGTTACCCGGAAGCGCTACAAGAATATCGCAAGGCGGCGGAACTCGAGCCCGCGAACACGCAATATCGCGAGCACGCTGACCAGATGAAGAAATACTGCGACGCCAATCACTGCTGACGCGTCCGGCAACATTCTTCAGTAGCTGCGCGCCCTCATCTTCTCGCGGACGCTGCGCGCTAACTTCTCGATCTCGTCGGCTTTCTTGATGACTTCGAGCGAGAGAATGCTCTCGTTGGATTTGTCCACCTGCTGTTTGAGCTGTGTGGCCAGCTCGAGGAGCTTGTCGGTATCTTTCTTGAGCGCGGCCTGGCGCTGCTTGTTCCACTGTTTGTCAGCTTCCCTCTGCATGCGTTCGCGGATCTGGACATCGGTATCGGGCTCGCGGCCGCGCTGCGGCGGACGCATGGGATCGAAGGAGGTCGCGTCGGTCTGCGCGACCGCCAGCAGGCCGGCCAGTAAGCCGACGATGAGGATGCTGACGCAAAGGACGCGGACACGAACGGCGGGCGGCACGATACGCGTGATACGCACGGGTAGCCTCGAAGGAACAAAGTTTTCCCGATTATAGATGCTGAGCGACCGGCCGGAAGTCGCGCCTGACGCGGCTGTTATAATCGCGCGCTGATTTCGATTTCCGTCGACCTCCCCATGCCCAGCCTAGTGAACGCGATGGTCTCCCGGCTTGCTTCCGACTTCTTGTCTCTTTCCGCCCTGTTGCCGGCGGAGTGGCAGAACTGGCGCGCTGAAGTGGCGGGCTGGACGCACCGCAACCTGGTGCGCTTGCTGGTGGTGATCCTGATCGCGCTCGTCCTGGTACAGCTGTTGCGGGCGTTCACGCGCCGGCTGGGACGCTTCAGCGAACGACAGCGGCTGCCGCAGGGGCTGCGCGCGCAGCAGTTGCGGACGCTGGCCACGGTGATCGACAGCGTGGGCATCGCGGTGATCCTCTTCCTGACCGCGATGCAGGTGCTGCCCATCTTCGGCATCGACATGAAGCCGCTGCTGGCGTCAGCGGGGATCGCCGGACTCGCCATCGGCTTTGGCGCGCAGACGCTGGTGAAAGACGTGATCAACGGATTCTTCATCCTGGTGGAGAACCAGTACGACATCGGCGACGTGGTGCGGCTGGGGCCGGTCACGGGGACGGTGGAAGAGATGACGCTGCGGCGCACGGTGCTGCGCGATGCCGATGGCTCGGTACACGTCGTCCCCAACAGCGAGATCAAGATCGTGACCAACATGACGCGCGACTGGACGCAGGTGTCCCTGCACGTGCCGGTGGCGTACAACGAACCGAGCGAGAAGGTGCTGCGGGTGCTGCGCGAGGCGGCGGAGGAGACGCGCAACGATCCGGAGTTCGCGGCGGAGATCGTCTCCGCCCCGGAAGTCCCCGGGATCGAGCGCGTGGGCGCGGGCGAAGCGGTCTACCTGCTGCTGGTGAAGACGCATCCCGGCGCGCAACATCGTGTCAGCCGCGAACTGCGCCGCCGGGTGAAGGAAAGCTTCGAGCGTAATCACATCCAGGTGCCGGGTCCTCCGCGGATGTACGTTGATGATCCGGGACGGCCGGGAGCGGAAGAAGTGAAGTGATAGCGATTTGCGATCGCCGATTGGCGATTGCCGATTGGAATCCTTCAATCGGCGTCGGAAAGTGGATGGGTATGCTGAACGCGCGCTGTCTCGTAGTGGTTCTTCTCATCATGACCGGCGTGATTTTTGGGCAAGAGCAGCCACCGAAAGCGGAGGTCCCGCAAGAGGTTGACCTGATCTGGGGCGTGAAGGTCCCGATGCGCGATGGCGTGAAGCTGAACGCCACCGTCTACAGACCGCACGACCAGAAGGAAAGGCTTCCAGTGGTGTTCACGTTCACACCCTACATCTCCGACTCATACCACGCGCGGGCATGGTACTTCGCGCAGCACGGGTACGTGTTCGCGCTGGTGGACGTGCGCGGGCGCGGGAACTCGGGCGGGAACTTCGAGCCGTTCGCGAACGAAGGCCGCGACGGGCACGACGTGGTGGAGGGGCTGGCGCAACAGCCATGGTCGAACGGTTCGGTGACGATGTGGGGAGGCTCCTACGCCGGCTTCGACCAATGGTCCACGCTGAAGGAATTGCCGCCGCACCTG from Acidobacteriota bacterium encodes the following:
- a CDS encoding tetratricopeptide repeat protein is translated as MTIVLLAIALGFAQSASNSALSKADIAKLLRGGVAMKRVTALVEERGVDFPPTDSNLQELKRSGADAALLEAVRNSIARELSEAQALIESDQFANAEQRFRALVARAPQNSRAHLGLADTLGWESKWPEALPEYREAVRLDPESAPAHRGLGRGLANANKDIDGAITEMRQALRLKYDYAEGHASLGSLLRRKKEKDIEGAFYEAREAVRLGPDLGHTHFVLADLLLEEKKDLDGALAEYRAAVRIGGAYGRLAEKGVADVSYVKKDYYGAAAAYREILRRSPQDSTAHYGLGHCLQAVGDNEGALREYQETVRENPSAAWAYNSTGVILDTVKKDTDGALNAFAAAVRLDASVANYHHNLAIILNKKTRYPEALQEYRKAAELEPANTQYREHADQMKKYCDANHC
- a CDS encoding mechanosensitive ion channel family protein; the encoded protein is MPSLVNAMVSRLASDFLSLSALLPAEWQNWRAEVAGWTHRNLVRLLVVILIALVLVQLLRAFTRRLGRFSERQRLPQGLRAQQLRTLATVIDSVGIAVILFLTAMQVLPIFGIDMKPLLASAGIAGLAIGFGAQTLVKDVINGFFILVENQYDIGDVVRLGPVTGTVEEMTLRRTVLRDADGSVHVVPNSEIKIVTNMTRDWTQVSLHVPVAYNEPSEKVLRVLREAAEETRNDPEFAAEIVSAPEVPGIERVGAGEAVYLLLVKTHPGAQHRVSRELRRRVKESFERNHIQVPGPPRMYVDDPGRPGAEEVK